Within Nitrospirota bacterium, the genomic segment CGATGGAGGGCACCCCCGCCAGGTTGTTCACGCAGATGCGGACCACCCGCACCACCGCGCCCTGCCTGGCGTACTCCCGGAGGTACAGGGCGGCCAGCACCCCCAGGGGCATCACGGCAACGGTCATCAGAAGCACCAGCATCACCGTCCCGAATATGGCGGGGAAGACGCCCCCCTCGGTGTTGGACTCCCGGGGGTCGGCCGAAAGGAACTCCCAGAGCCTGGCGGCGTAAAGGCCGAGCTTCCCGCCCACGCCCATGGTGTTGGGCTTGTACGCCCGGACCACGTCGCCGAGGGGAAGCTCCTTCGTGCGCCCGTCGATGCTCTCGAGGACCACGGTGTGCTTCTTGAGCGTCCGGTAAAGCTCATCCAGGCGTCCTTCAAGCTCCCCGTAGCGGCGCTGAAGCTCCTGCATCCGCCCCTCCAGGGGGGCCAGGGCCTCCCGGCCGCCTTCGGCTCCGCCCGACCGCGCCTTGCGCATCCGGAGCTTGAGCCTCTTCATCCGATGGTTGATGTCCCCTATCCGGTCCTTCTCTATGTGGCGAATCCGCTCGCGGAGCTTCCGGGCCTCGGGCAGAAGGGAAAGGAAAAGCCGGTACGATTCCCTCTCGCCTCTTGCCAGGACGACGTCGCCCATCCGCACCTCCCGGACGAACCCGAAAAAGTCTCCCCATTCCTGCCTCTGCAGGACCACGGCCTCGGGAGGACGGCTCCGGGAGACGATGTCGGCCTCTTTGACCCAGGTGAAGTCCAGCCCGTAGAGGTCCCTGTTGGCGATTTTCAACTGCACCCTGTACCCCTCCGATACGTCCTCTCCCTCACCAAACGCCGGTATTTTTTCCCTGTCGGTCACCATGCCCAGGAGCTGGCGGCCGTCGGTGAGGGTGAGGGCCACCAGGTCGGACGTCCAGAAAGAGCCCAGGGCCTTGGAGGCGATGAGGTAGAGGAGCCCGCCCACCATCATGAGGCTCACCACCAGGGTGCCGCCCGTCAGCCAGACGAAGGGAGAGCCGCTGGCCCAGTAGTTTTTCAGCCGCCGCCTATAGCTTCCCATACTTTTCCCTCAGCCTGGTGCGGACGACCTCGGCCACCGTGTTGACGATAAACGTGAGCGCGAAGAGAAGGAGCGCGGCCAGGAAAAGCACCCTGTAGAGGGTGGCTCCATGGGGGGCCTCGGGTATCTCCACGGCGATGTTGGCCGAGAGGGCCCGGAAACCGTTGAAGATGTTCCAATCCATGATGGGAGTGTTTCCCGTGGCCATGAGGACTATCATGGTCTCTCCCACGCCCCGCCCCAGGCCGATCATCATGGCCGAGAAGATTCCGGCGCTCGCCGTGGGGAGCACCACGCGCACCGCCGTCTGCCACCTGGTGGCCCCCAGGGCCAGGGAGCCCGAGATGAGGTGCCGGGGCACGTT encodes:
- the pstA gene encoding phosphate ABC transporter permease PstA, with translation MGSYRRRLKNYWASGSPFVWLTGGTLVVSLMMVGGLLYLIASKALGSFWTSDLVALTLTDGRQLLGMVTDREKIPAFGEGEDVSEGYRVQLKIANRDLYGLDFTWVKEADIVSRSRPPEAVVLQRQEWGDFFGFVREVRMGDVVLARGERESYRLFLSLLPEARKLRERIRHIEKDRIGDINHRMKRLKLRMRKARSGGAEGGREALAPLEGRMQELQRRYGELEGRLDELYRTLKKHTVVLESIDGRTKELPLGDVVRAYKPNTMGVGGKLGLYAARLWEFLSADPRESNTEGGVFPAIFGTVMLVLLMTVAVMPLGVLAALYLREYARQGAVVRVVRICVNNLAGVPSIVFGVFGLGFFIYGVGGTIDRLFFADSLPTPTFGTGGILWASLTLALLTLPVVIVSTEEGLAAVGQELRHGSLALGATKFETIWKVVLPSAAPGILTGMVLAIARATGEVAPLMITGVVKLAPALPVDNTFPFVHLQRKFMHLGFHIYDVGFQSPNVEAAMPMVYSTTFLLLFIVVVLNLAAIAIRNRLRKKYTASAF